In one window of Opitutus sp. GAS368 DNA:
- a CDS encoding AAA family ATPase: MHLLQISVKNFRCLKEVTITLSSGLNVLVGENNIGKTAILDAIRAALGPAASTGEPLKIGPDDRHRQSDGAYLNEAIQISLVFANLSADEQAQFIDILNYNAAEPAKSTAQLNFRWHWNEKTKHYSINRWGGTAAFSENAIPEDVLQMLPVTLLGALRDATAALQPGRNSRLAHLLEARANDVDKAAIVEFGKTTNEALEKNDLVSKTQEHITKTLGQVTGKVFAQKTAIKTSPPEFEKIIQGLRLVVSRLLPGNVEITDELRANGLGFNNLFYIATVILELNAQTNALLPLLLVEEPEAHLHPQLQTLLADFLADPKELHPVKVQSLITSHSPTIAAHVPPERLRVLHMTKDRKLHCASFDACGLTVPQLAQVRRMLDVTRASLLFSRGVILVEGITEALLLPVLARRAGTNLEENGISVVPVCGVDFGTIAALFDGKGLQIPLALVTDGDPGTEDDTEQAEPVGEAAAAAALGEPAEVPWHQREPRRDPAGVLIVCARVVKLKETYAGKPLVGVFHSDVTLEYSLAKADTHNPQVICDTWTSLFAGQPRTFNQAKLDACGGNHDLQALAIWRGICQAKTTRTKAEFAQALATRLDQKHPDGTYVVAPDAFVIPPYLTAAFTHVLTAPAAEGAH, from the coding sequence ATGCACCTGCTACAGATCTCCGTTAAAAACTTTCGCTGCCTAAAAGAAGTTACAATTACGCTCTCTAGCGGGTTGAACGTCCTCGTTGGCGAGAACAACATCGGCAAAACGGCGATTCTCGACGCGATCCGCGCCGCACTCGGTCCGGCGGCTAGCACCGGCGAGCCGCTGAAAATCGGGCCCGATGACCGTCACCGCCAGTCCGACGGCGCCTATCTCAACGAGGCGATCCAGATTTCGCTCGTGTTCGCGAACCTGTCGGCGGACGAGCAGGCGCAGTTCATCGACATCTTGAATTACAATGCAGCGGAACCGGCCAAATCCACGGCGCAACTGAATTTCCGCTGGCACTGGAACGAGAAGACCAAGCACTACTCGATCAACCGCTGGGGCGGAACGGCGGCATTCTCCGAAAACGCCATTCCCGAGGACGTGCTGCAAATGTTGCCAGTCACGTTGCTCGGGGCACTGCGGGATGCGACCGCGGCGCTGCAACCCGGCCGCAACAGTCGGTTAGCGCACTTGCTTGAAGCGAGAGCGAACGACGTGGACAAGGCGGCCATTGTTGAGTTCGGCAAGACGACAAACGAGGCGTTGGAAAAAAATGATCTGGTCAGCAAGACTCAGGAGCACATCACGAAGACCCTCGGCCAGGTGACGGGAAAGGTCTTCGCGCAAAAGACCGCTATCAAGACTTCGCCGCCCGAGTTCGAGAAGATCATCCAGGGCTTGCGCCTTGTCGTATCCCGCCTGCTGCCGGGAAACGTCGAGATCACTGACGAACTCCGCGCAAACGGGCTCGGTTTCAATAATCTCTTTTATATCGCAACCGTCATCCTTGAACTGAATGCGCAGACCAACGCGTTGCTGCCGCTGCTGCTGGTCGAGGAACCTGAGGCGCATTTGCATCCTCAGCTGCAGACGCTGCTGGCGGATTTTCTCGCTGACCCCAAGGAGTTGCACCCTGTGAAGGTGCAGTCCCTCATCACCTCCCATTCCCCGACAATCGCCGCGCATGTGCCGCCGGAACGGCTGCGGGTGCTGCATATGACGAAAGACCGCAAGTTGCATTGCGCGTCATTCGATGCGTGTGGCTTGACCGTGCCACAATTGGCGCAGGTTCGCCGGATGCTGGATGTGACACGTGCATCGCTGCTCTTCTCTCGCGGGGTGATTCTGGTAGAAGGAATCACTGAGGCTCTCTTGCTTCCTGTGCTCGCCCGTCGCGCCGGCACGAATTTAGAGGAGAACGGCATCTCCGTCGTGCCGGTTTGCGGCGTGGATTTCGGAACCATCGCCGCACTTTTCGACGGGAAAGGTCTCCAGATCCCGCTCGCCCTCGTAACCGACGGCGATCCGGGCACCGAAGACGACACCGAGCAGGCAGAACCGGTTGGCGAAGCTGCGGCCGCCGCCGCGCTGGGGGAGCCCGCAGAAGTGCCGTGGCACCAGCGGGAACCCCGGCGTGATCCCGCGGGCGTTTTGATCGTATGTGCCCGAGTCGTGAAGCTGAAGGAGACTTACGCAGGCAAGCCGCTCGTTGGCGTGTTTCATTCTGACGTTACTTTGGAATACAGTCTGGCCAAGGCCGACACCCATAATCCCCAAGTCATCTGCGACACCTGGACTTCACTCTTTGCCGGCCAGCCGCGAACGTTTAACCAGGCGAAACTGGATGCGTGCGGCGGGAACCACGACCTTCAGGCCTTGGCGATATGGCGCGGTATTTGCCAAGCCAAGACCACCCGCACGAAGGCGGAATTCGCGCAGGCCCTGGCGACCAGGCTCGACCAGAAGCACCCTGACGGCACCTACGTTGTCGCACCTGACGCCTTCGTCATTCCGCCCTACCTAACCGCAGCCTTCACCCATGTCCTCACCGCCCCAGCCGCCGAAGGAGCCCACTGA